A section of the Corynebacterium auris genome encodes:
- the folK gene encoding 2-amino-4-hydroxy-6-hydroxymethyldihydropteridine diphosphokinase yields MRAVLSVGSNMEDSRAHLAAVVRDFAPYLVAASSLYATAPWGGVEQPDFLNQTLLIDAPLTPHQLLHRCQELERAAHRVRDVRWGPRTLDVDIVDIEGYTSADPELTVPHPRAAERAFVLVPWLEVDPHARLGGEAVSDLVAGLDRQGVTKL; encoded by the coding sequence ATGAGGGCCGTGCTGTCCGTCGGCTCCAATATGGAGGATTCGCGCGCCCACCTCGCCGCCGTCGTCCGGGACTTCGCCCCCTACCTCGTCGCCGCCAGCTCCCTCTACGCCACCGCCCCGTGGGGAGGGGTTGAGCAGCCCGACTTCCTCAATCAGACTTTGCTTATCGACGCCCCCCTGACCCCCCACCAGCTATTGCACCGCTGCCAGGAACTCGAGCGCGCCGCCCACCGCGTGCGCGACGTGCGCTGGGGCCCGCGCACCCTCGACGTCGACATCGTCGACATCGAGGGCTACACCTCCGCCGACCCGGAGCTGACCGTGCCGCACCCGCGCGCCGCCGAGCGCGCCTTCGTGCTGGTGCCCTGGCTGGAGGTGGACCCGCACGCCCGGCTCGGCGGCGAGGCGGTCTCCGAC
- the folB gene encoding dihydroneopterin aldolase produces MADRIELKGLRVFAHHGVLPHETEHGQAFSLDITCWLDLSAAAAEDDLDATINYAELAQLAYDIAAGTPRKLIETVTAHIADAAIARYPRLHAVEVTLHKPHAPIPLVFDGVAVVARRSAPKVRR; encoded by the coding sequence GTGGCGGACCGGATCGAACTGAAGGGGCTGCGCGTTTTCGCCCACCACGGCGTGTTGCCGCACGAAACCGAGCACGGCCAGGCCTTTAGCCTGGACATCACGTGCTGGCTCGACCTGTCGGCGGCGGCCGCAGAGGACGACCTCGACGCGACGATCAACTACGCCGAGCTGGCGCAGCTGGCCTACGACATCGCGGCGGGCACGCCGCGCAAGCTGATCGAGACGGTTACGGCGCACATCGCCGACGCCGCGATCGCCCGCTACCCCCGGCTGCACGCGGTGGAGGTCACGCTGCACAAGCCGCATGCCCCGATCCCGCTCGTCTTCGACGGCGTCGCCGTGGTGGCCCGGCGCAGCGCCCCGAAGGTGCGCCGATGA
- the folP gene encoding dihydropteroate synthase → MGILNVTEDSFSDGGRWLRTDDALAHARELVRLGADIIDVGGESTRPGASRVPAEVEVARVRPVIEALHAEGIRTSVDTMRASTAAAAAEAGVDLINDVSGGLADPDMYRVMAESGLPVCLMHWRADSFVNASGAADHGGDVVRDVHAVLRELADNAIAAGVDPDQITVDPGLGFAKTAADNWALLAALDSFVAGPFPVLVGASRKRFLTGIRKERGLAHTPADADPATAAVTALSAQAGAWCVRVHEVAVSRDAVDVVAAWRAGGR, encoded by the coding sequence ATGGGCATCCTCAACGTCACCGAGGACTCCTTCTCCGACGGCGGGCGCTGGCTGCGCACCGACGACGCCCTCGCCCACGCCCGCGAGCTGGTGCGCCTCGGCGCCGACATCATCGACGTCGGCGGGGAATCCACCCGCCCCGGCGCAAGCCGCGTGCCCGCCGAGGTCGAGGTCGCCCGCGTGCGCCCCGTCATCGAGGCGCTGCACGCCGAGGGCATCCGGACCTCGGTGGACACCATGCGCGCTTCCACCGCCGCGGCCGCCGCAGAGGCCGGGGTGGACCTGATCAACGACGTCTCCGGCGGTCTCGCGGACCCGGACATGTACCGCGTGATGGCGGAATCCGGCCTGCCGGTGTGCCTGATGCACTGGCGCGCCGACTCCTTCGTCAACGCCTCCGGCGCGGCCGACCACGGCGGCGACGTGGTGCGCGACGTGCACGCCGTGCTGCGCGAGCTGGCCGATAACGCCATCGCCGCCGGCGTCGACCCGGACCAGATCACCGTCGACCCGGGCCTCGGCTTCGCCAAAACGGCGGCGGACAACTGGGCGCTGCTCGCAGCGCTCGACTCCTTCGTCGCCGGGCCCTTCCCGGTGCTGGTGGGGGCCTCGCGCAAGCGCTTCCTCACCGGGATCCGCAAAGAGCGCGGCCTGGCGCACACGCCCGCCGACGCGGACCCGGCCACCGCCGCCGTCACCGCCCTGTCGGCCCAGGCCGGGGCGTGGTGTGTGCGCGTGCACGAGGTCGCCGTCTCCCGCGACGCGGTCGACGTCGTCGCCGCCTGGCGCGCGGGGGGTAGGTAA
- the folE gene encoding GTP cyclohydrolase I FolE: MTSSGVDRARAEAAVRELLLAMGEDPDRPGLQETPARVARACEEVFAGLHTDPTDVLNKSFAEDHNELVLVRDIPIYSTCEHHLVPFYGKAHIGYIPGAEGKVTGLSKLARLADLYAKRPQVQERLTSQIADALVDKLGAQAVIVVIECEHLCMAMRGIRKPGSTTTTSAVRGGFKTNAASRAEVLSLIRS, encoded by the coding sequence ATGACTAGCTCTGGAGTGGACAGGGCGCGGGCGGAGGCCGCCGTGCGCGAGCTGCTGCTGGCGATGGGGGAGGACCCGGATAGGCCCGGCCTGCAGGAAACGCCGGCGCGGGTGGCGCGCGCCTGCGAGGAGGTCTTCGCCGGGCTGCACACCGACCCGACCGACGTGCTGAACAAGAGCTTCGCCGAGGACCACAACGAGCTGGTGCTCGTGCGCGACATCCCGATTTACTCCACGTGCGAGCACCACCTGGTGCCCTTCTACGGCAAGGCGCACATCGGCTACATCCCGGGCGCGGAGGGCAAGGTGACCGGCCTGTCCAAGCTGGCGCGGCTGGCGGACCTCTACGCGAAGCGCCCGCAGGTGCAGGAGCGCCTGACCAGCCAGATCGCGGACGCGCTGGTGGATAAGCTCGGCGCCCAGGCCGTCATTGTGGTCATCGAGTGCGAGCACCTGTGCATGGCCATGCGCGGGATCCGCAAGCCCGGCTCCACCACGACGACCTCGGCGGTGCGCGGCGGCTTCAAGACGAACGCCGCCTCCCGCGCCGAGGTCCTCAGCCTGATCAGGAGCTAG
- the ftsH gene encoding ATP-dependent zinc metalloprotease FtsH, translated as MDNKKVLRWGLIGAVVLIVLYLFTLIGDETRAYQNVDTSVALQQLQDNNAEEVQIDDREQRIRIDLREPITVDEREGIEAVMAQYPARTAPDIFNAVRESGADAYKTNVTQDSFLLSMLGFMLPMLLIFGLLSFFLYRMQAGGGMFGLGGSKAKQLTKDHPTNTFADVAGADEAVDELQEVVDFLQDPQIYEELGAKIPRGVLLYGPPGTGKTLIARAVAGEAGVAFFTISGSDFVEMFVGVGASRVRDLFKQARENAPCIIFVDEIDAVGRQRGSGTGGGHDEREQTLNQLLVEMDGFGDREGVILIAATNRPDILDPALLRPGRFDRQIPVTNPDLAGRQQILKVHAKDKPLGPDADLDSLAKRTAGMSGADLANVLNEAALLTARIGGNVITADALEEATDRVIGGPRRSSKIISEKEKKVTAYHEGGHTLSAWALKDIERVYKVTILARGRTGGHAMTAQEDDKGMYNRDELFARLVFAMGGRAAEELVFGEPTTGASNDIEQATKIARAMVTEYGMSSVLGTVKYGSEDGDPFSGRGGGGSLDYSPAVAETIDREVHELIDAAHERAYSILARNRDYLDTLASRLLEKETLRRPDLEDIFTGIEPEGSGLPAVDERFIAQPGRQPVLTPAEEAKALGVEPPKKETLLDMSRRARERRLARREAQQPRPQTRPQSRPEAQPQPAGSTAWRGGTSEYGGPKPPPGWHYTGAPGQTQTIPRTGEHPGMRNYGEPEQEKRREEPLIGFQLPENERPAKQEGPSDSPTSEIPRVDAGDVVKPDAEEATPPKEDRND; from the coding sequence ATGGACAACAAGAAAGTTTTGCGCTGGGGCCTCATCGGCGCCGTCGTTCTCATCGTTCTCTACCTGTTCACGCTGATCGGGGACGAGACGCGCGCCTACCAGAACGTGGACACCTCCGTGGCGCTGCAGCAGCTGCAGGACAACAACGCCGAAGAGGTGCAGATCGACGACCGCGAGCAGCGCATCCGCATTGACCTGCGCGAGCCGATCACGGTAGACGAGCGCGAGGGCATCGAGGCCGTCATGGCCCAGTACCCGGCCCGCACGGCGCCGGACATCTTCAACGCGGTCCGCGAATCGGGCGCGGACGCCTACAAGACGAATGTCACGCAGGACTCCTTCCTGCTGTCCATGCTCGGCTTCATGCTGCCGATGCTGCTCATCTTCGGCCTGTTGTCCTTCTTCCTCTACCGCATGCAGGCCGGCGGCGGCATGTTCGGCCTCGGCGGCTCGAAGGCCAAGCAGCTGACCAAGGATCACCCGACGAACACGTTTGCCGACGTCGCAGGCGCCGACGAGGCCGTCGACGAGCTGCAGGAGGTTGTGGACTTTCTGCAGGACCCCCAGATCTACGAGGAGCTCGGCGCGAAGATCCCGCGCGGCGTGCTGCTCTACGGCCCGCCCGGCACGGGTAAGACGCTCATCGCCCGTGCCGTCGCCGGCGAGGCGGGCGTGGCCTTCTTCACCATCTCCGGCTCCGACTTCGTGGAAATGTTCGTCGGTGTGGGTGCCTCCCGCGTGCGCGACCTGTTCAAGCAGGCCCGCGAGAACGCCCCCTGCATCATCTTCGTCGACGAGATCGACGCGGTGGGCCGCCAGCGCGGCTCCGGCACGGGCGGCGGCCACGACGAGCGCGAGCAGACGCTCAACCAGCTGCTCGTGGAAATGGACGGCTTCGGCGACCGCGAGGGCGTCATCCTCATCGCGGCCACCAACCGCCCCGACATCCTTGACCCGGCGCTTTTGCGCCCCGGCCGCTTCGACCGCCAGATCCCGGTGACCAACCCGGACCTGGCCGGGCGCCAGCAAATCCTCAAGGTCCACGCGAAGGACAAACCGCTCGGCCCCGACGCCGACCTCGACTCTTTGGCCAAGCGCACCGCCGGAATGTCGGGCGCCGACCTGGCCAACGTGCTCAACGAGGCCGCGCTGCTCACCGCCCGCATCGGCGGCAACGTCATCACCGCCGACGCGCTGGAGGAGGCCACCGACCGCGTCATCGGCGGCCCGCGCCGCAGCTCCAAGATCATCTCCGAGAAGGAGAAGAAGGTCACCGCCTACCACGAGGGCGGGCACACCCTGTCGGCGTGGGCGCTGAAGGACATCGAGCGCGTGTACAAGGTCACCATCCTCGCCCGCGGCCGCACCGGCGGCCACGCCATGACGGCGCAGGAAGACGACAAGGGCATGTACAACCGCGACGAGCTCTTCGCCCGCCTCGTCTTCGCCATGGGCGGGCGCGCCGCCGAGGAGCTCGTCTTCGGCGAGCCCACCACGGGCGCCAGCAACGACATCGAGCAGGCCACCAAGATCGCCCGCGCGATGGTCACCGAGTACGGCATGTCCAGCGTGCTCGGTACCGTCAAGTACGGCTCCGAGGACGGAGACCCCTTCTCCGGCCGCGGCGGCGGGGGCAGCCTGGACTACTCGCCCGCGGTCGCCGAGACCATCGACCGCGAGGTGCACGAGCTTATCGACGCCGCACACGAGCGCGCCTACTCCATCCTCGCCCGCAACCGCGACTACCTGGACACGCTCGCCTCGCGCCTGCTGGAGAAAGAGACCCTGCGCCGGCCCGACCTGGAGGACATCTTCACCGGCATCGAGCCGGAGGGCTCCGGGCTGCCCGCCGTGGATGAGCGCTTTATTGCCCAGCCCGGCCGCCAGCCCGTGCTCACCCCCGCCGAGGAGGCGAAGGCGCTCGGCGTGGAGCCGCCGAAGAAGGAGACGCTTCTGGACATGTCGCGCCGGGCGCGCGAGCGCCGCCTGGCGCGGCGCGAGGCGCAGCAGCCCCGGCCCCAGACTCGGCCCCAGTCTCGGCCGGAAGCGCAGCCCCAGCCGGCGGGGTCCACCGCGTGGCGCGGCGGGACCAGCGAGTACGGCGGGCCGAAGCCGCCGCCCGGCTGGCACTACACCGGCGCGCCGGGGCAGACGCAGACCATCCCGCGCACCGGCGAGCACCCGGGCATGCGCAACTACGGCGAGCCGGAGCAGGAGAAGCGGCGCGAGGAGCCGCTCATCGGCTTCCAGCTGCCGGAGAACGAGCGCCCGGCGAAGCAGGAGGGCCCGTCGGACTCGCCGACGTCGGAGATTCCCCGGGTGGATGCTGGGGACGTCGTCAAGCCTGATGCCGAGGAAGCGACCCCGCCGAAGGAGGACAGGAATGACTAG
- the hpt gene encoding hypoxanthine phosphoribosyltransferase: MTHHELHATKNFDVPANPYGEDVEAILISEEELQGRIRQLAEMVSEKYRDAEEELILVCVLKGAVFFLTDFARSLDIPCQLEFMAVSSYGNSTTSSGVVRILKDLDRDIQGRDVLIVEDIIDSGLTLSWLMKNLRGRQPRSLNVITLLRKPEVQTAKIDLLDIGFDIPNEFVVGYGLDYAERYRDLPYVGTLHPRVYGGVVEDAIEANARATEI; encoded by the coding sequence ATGACACACCACGAGCTTCACGCCACGAAGAACTTCGACGTCCCCGCCAACCCCTATGGCGAGGACGTCGAGGCGATCCTCATCAGCGAGGAGGAGTTGCAGGGGCGGATCAGGCAGCTGGCGGAGATGGTTTCCGAGAAGTACCGCGACGCCGAGGAGGAGCTCATCCTCGTGTGCGTGCTCAAGGGGGCCGTGTTCTTCCTCACCGACTTTGCCCGCAGCCTCGACATCCCCTGCCAGCTGGAGTTCATGGCTGTGTCGTCCTACGGCAACTCCACCACCAGCTCGGGCGTCGTGCGCATCCTCAAGGACCTGGACCGCGACATCCAGGGCCGCGACGTGCTCATCGTCGAGGACATCATCGACTCCGGGCTGACGCTGTCCTGGTTGATGAAGAACCTGCGCGGGCGCCAGCCGCGCTCCCTCAACGTGATTACCCTCCTGCGCAAGCCGGAGGTGCAGACCGCCAAGATTGACCTGCTGGACATCGGCTTCGACATCCCCAACGAGTTCGTCGTCGGCTACGGCCTCGATTACGCGGAGCGCTACCGCGACCTGCCCTACGTGGGCACTTTGCACCCCCGCGTCTACGGCGGGGTGGTCGAGGACGCCATCGAGGCGAACGCGCGGGCCACCGAAATCTAG
- the tilS gene encoding tRNA lysidine(34) synthetase TilS produces MPPFWPRRSPHFAACRHALRPFAGPAVIGLSGGADSLALAAAAAAEGKDAIALVVDHGLQPGSFEVAQRAAATARGWGLQARVVSVNVAPGNVEAQARRARYAALRAAGREVWVAHTAEDQAETLILGALRGNPSGMAAREDGIARPFLGLRRADTEGACAELGVEPWQDPMNFDTTYRRVRVRREVIPRLGELIGGDAVPALARTAGRIAQGRELVASISNLAPTNDCGELACDPAPVRRRRLVAWLAQHDVAAQGAQLDDIDALVTRWRGQGPVTLAGGHSVRRVGGRLVVG; encoded by the coding sequence GTGCCCCCGTTCTGGCCGCGGCGCTCGCCCCACTTCGCGGCCTGCCGCCACGCGCTGCGCCCCTTCGCCGGGCCCGCCGTGATCGGCCTGTCCGGCGGCGCGGACTCGCTGGCGCTCGCGGCGGCCGCCGCCGCCGAGGGCAAGGACGCCATCGCCCTCGTCGTCGACCACGGCCTGCAGCCCGGCTCCTTTGAGGTGGCCCAGCGCGCCGCCGCCACAGCCCGCGGCTGGGGGCTTCAGGCGCGCGTGGTGAGCGTCAACGTCGCCCCGGGCAACGTCGAGGCGCAGGCTCGCCGGGCGCGCTACGCGGCGCTGCGCGCTGCCGGGCGCGAGGTGTGGGTCGCCCACACAGCCGAGGACCAGGCCGAAACGCTCATCCTCGGGGCGCTGCGCGGCAACCCCTCCGGCATGGCTGCGCGGGAGGACGGCATCGCGCGGCCCTTCCTCGGCCTGCGCCGCGCCGACACCGAGGGCGCCTGCGCGGAGCTCGGCGTCGAGCCGTGGCAGGACCCCATGAACTTCGATACCACCTACCGCCGCGTCCGCGTGCGCCGCGAGGTGATTCCGCGGCTTGGAGAGCTCATCGGCGGCGATGCGGTGCCCGCTCTGGCGAGGACGGCGGGAAGGATTGCGCAGGGGCGGGAGCTGGTGGCGTCGATAAGCAACCTCGCCCCCACCAACGACTGCGGCGAGCTCGCCTGCGACCCCGCGCCCGTGCGGCGCCGGCGCCTCGTCGCGTGGCTTGCCCAGCACGACGTGGCCGCACAGGGCGCCCAGCTCGATGACATCGACGCGTTGGTGACTCGGTGGAGGGGGCAGGGGCCGGTGACCCTGGCCGGCGGGCACAGCGTGCGGCGCGTCGGCGGGCGGCTCGTGGTGGGGTAG